From Geotalea uraniireducens Rf4:
CGCTGGCACCGTTGCCGAGATGCAGGGTGATGAGGTTGAGCTCTTCCATAGGGTGCCCCAGGAATTGCGCCGCTTCCCGTGCGACAAAGGCATGGGAGGCCCCGTGAAACCCGTACCTGCGGACCTGGTACTTCTCGTAGAGTTCATGGGGCAAGGCATAGCGATAGGCAGCCGGAGGGAGCGTCTGATGGAACGCCGTGTCGAAGACCGCCACCTGCGGAATTCCGTGGAAGCGCATCCGGGCCGCTTCGATGCCGAGGAGATTGGAGGGGTTGTGGAGCGGGGCCAGCGGAATGAGCCTCTCGATGGCTGCCACGACCTCGTCATCGACTATGGCCGGCTCCCGGAACAGCTCCCCGCCGTGCACCACGCGATGGCCGACGCAGAAGAGCTCCGCGTCGTCCCGGATGATCCGGTTCTCCCGGTTCATGTCCACCATGAAATTGAAGGCCTCATGGTGATCGGCGAGGGGCTTCATATGCACCTGCTCGACGAAGGTGCCGTCCGCCTGCAGGCGGCTCTGGCGCATGCGCCCCTCCGCGCTGCCGATCCTTTCCACCAGCCCCGTGGCAAGCTTTGTCCGCTTTTTCCGGTCGAACACCTCGTACTTGATCGAGGAGCTACCGCAGTTGATGACCCCGACTTTCGTGCCTTTTTCCCCGGACAGGGACTCTTCGATGTCGTGACGCTCAGACATAATCTACCTCCCTCTCGCCAGGCGCTCCGGCCGAATGTCAGCGTATGTCCCGTGGCTGACCGGTGGAGGCAAGCACGCTGCTCCAGAGCCACCCATCGGGGTCGATCTTCTTCCTCTGCCGCGTGGCAAGATCGATCGGCACATGGGTAAACTGGTTGTTCCAGAACCCCACCACCATGTTGGTCCGCCCCGCCATCCCCGCGTGCACCGCGTTGTGACCAAGCAGGAGACAGAGGGCCGAATCGTGGGGATTTGCCGGCTGGCTCCGGATGATGTAGCTCGGGTCGATATACTTGAGATTGATCTCCCGTCCGCTGCGTGCGAAATGCTCCTTGATGGCGTCCCGCAGATACGTCCCGATGTCGCCCAGCTTGACATTGCCCGAGGCATCGCGCCCCCCCGTGGCTGCCAGGAGTTCCTGGCCGGCCCCCTCTGCCACGACGATCACCGCGTGCCCCCGTGCCGTAAGCCGCTCCTCCAGGCTTCGGAGCAGTCCCGGCAGGGTGAAGGGTACCTCGGGGACCAGGCAATAATTCACCTGGCTGTCCACCAGTGCCGTGTACGCGGCGATGAATCCCGAGTCGCGCCCCATGAGCTTCACCAGACCGATGCCGTTCTTTGCCCCGAGGGCCTCGGTGTTGGCGGCGTAGGTAGCCAGTTTCGCCTCGGCTACGGCGGTTTCAAAACCGAAAGTCGTCTGGATGAAGGAAATGTCATTGTCGATGGTCTTCGGGATGCCGATGACGCTGATGGGACGCCCCCGCCGGGCCGCCTCCCCGGCTATCTTCCCTGCCCCCTTCAGGGTGCCGTCCCCGCCGATGGCGAAGAGGATGCCGATTCCCAGTTCCTCCACGTTGTCGACCATTTCGGCCGGATCCTGTGGCCCCCGGGAAGAGGCGAGAATCGTCCCCCCCATCTCGCCGATGCGCTCCACCACCTCGGGGGTAAGATCGAGGGGGTTGTGACCGAGGCGCTTCACCAGACCTTCGTAGCCGTAGCGGAAGCCGTAGATTCGCCGAACGCCGTAGTGATGGTAGAGGCTCAGCACAACTGCGCGGATCACGTTGTTGATCCCCGGGCAGAGGCCGCCGCATGTCACAATGCCGCAGGCGATGGTCGCCGGGTCGAAGAAGATCCGTTCCCGCGGCCCGGCCAGTTCCAGCGCCGGCGGCTCCGCTCCCGCTGCGAGGTACGGTTTCATGTCATCGAAGCGGGAGTGGTACATGATCCGCTCGCCGTCGCCGGCAAACCGGCCTTTGCGCATGGGCGACGGAAAGCGGCACTCGCCGAGCCGCTCGATGGTGAAGTCCAGATCCTGGTCAGTCATG
This genomic window contains:
- a CDS encoding ATP-dependent 6-phosphofructokinase, whose product is MTDQDLDFTIERLGECRFPSPMRKGRFAGDGERIMYHSRFDDMKPYLAAGAEPPALELAGPRERIFFDPATIACGIVTCGGLCPGINNVIRAVVLSLYHHYGVRRIYGFRYGYEGLVKRLGHNPLDLTPEVVERIGEMGGTILASSRGPQDPAEMVDNVEELGIGILFAIGGDGTLKGAGKIAGEAARRGRPISVIGIPKTIDNDISFIQTTFGFETAVAEAKLATYAANTEALGAKNGIGLVKLMGRDSGFIAAYTALVDSQVNYCLVPEVPFTLPGLLRSLEERLTARGHAVIVVAEGAGQELLAATGGRDASGNVKLGDIGTYLRDAIKEHFARSGREINLKYIDPSYIIRSQPANPHDSALCLLLGHNAVHAGMAGRTNMVVGFWNNQFTHVPIDLATRQRKKIDPDGWLWSSVLASTGQPRDIR
- a CDS encoding acetate kinase, with amino-acid sequence MSERHDIEESLSGEKGTKVGVINCGSSSIKYEVFDRKKRTKLATGLVERIGSAEGRMRQSRLQADGTFVEQVHMKPLADHHEAFNFMVDMNRENRIIRDDAELFCVGHRVVHGGELFREPAIVDDEVVAAIERLIPLAPLHNPSNLLGIEAARMRFHGIPQVAVFDTAFHQTLPPAAYRYALPHELYEKYQVRRYGFHGASHAFVAREAAQFLGHPMEELNLITLHLGNGASVAAIRAGECIDTSMGMTPLEGLVMGTRSGDLDPAIPFYLIRQLALTPEKVENLLNKESGLKGVCGFSDMREIQQRASEGDERAALAFDMFCYRVRKYIGAYCAVLGRLDAMIFTGGIGENSAAVRSAVCAGLRNLGISVDARKNGAVAGKAAEIQEEETAVRVLVVPTNEELEIALQAEAVIEKRMKTGQ